The genomic DNA CTCGATCTCGTCGGCCTGCTCGCGCATGCCGGCATCGAACGCGGGACCGTAGTCCTCGACACGGATCTTGTCGAACACCGGGTACTGGAACGGCAGCGTGCTGGGTTTGGCGAACGGATTCGAGGCCGGCAGGCCGGCGGCGGCACTGGCGGCATGCGCGAAGCCGGCGAAGGCCAGGCTGGCGGCAAGGATCAGCAGTTGTGGACGTTTCATGGTTTTCCTTTATTGAGCAGTCAGGCCGCGGCGCTGCAGCAGCGGTTCGAGCGCGGCATCGCGGCCGCGGAAATTGCGGAACAGTTCCATCGCGTCGGCCGTGCCGCCGCGCGACAGCAGGGTCTTGCGGAACCAGTCGCCGTTCTTGCGCTGCAGCCCGCCGTTTTCGTTGAACCAGACCACCGTGTCGGCATCGAGCTTTTCCGACCACAGGTAGGCGTAGTAGGCGGCCGAGTAGCCGCCGCCGAAGCTGTGCGAGAAGTAGCTGGTGCGGTAGCGCGGCGGCACCGGCGCATAGTCCACGCCGGCCTGCTTGAGCGCGTCGGCTTCGAATTTCAGTACGTCCGCCGGGATCTGGGCCGGTGTCAGCTGGTGCCATTTCTGGTCCAGCAGCGAGGCGGCGATGTATTCCGTGGTCACGTAGCCCATGTTGAACTTGCGCGAGGCGGCCACCTTGTCCAGCAGTTCGCGCGGCATCGGCGCGCCGGTCTGGTAATGCTTGGCGTAGTTCGCCAGCACTTCCGGCCACACGGCCCACATCTCGTTGACCTGGGACGGGTACTCGACGAAGTCCTGCGGCACGTCGGTGCCGGAGAAGCGCGGGTACTTCACGTTCGAGAACATGCCGTGCAGCGCGTGGCCGAATTCATGGAAGGCGGTCTTGACCTCGTCGAACGTCAGCAAGGTGGGCTCGCCGGCCGGCGGCTTGGGGATGTTCAGGTTGTTGGTGACGACGCTTTGCGTGCCCAGCAGCGCGGACTGCGACACGAACTCGTTCATCCACGCGCCGCCCTGCTTGGACGGACGGGCGTACATATCGGCCAGGAAGATCGACAGCTGCTTGCCGTCCGCGTCGAACACGTCGAACACGCGCACGTCCGGGTGGTACACCGGCAGGTCGCGGCGCTCCTTGAACGTGATGCCATACAGCTTGGTGGCGGCGTAGAACACGCCGTTGATCAGCACATTATCCAGCTCGAAGTAGGGCTTGAGCTGCTTCTCGTCGAACGCGTAACGCTGCGCGCGCACCTTGTCCGTGTAAAAATCCCAGTCGGCCGCGGTCACGGCAGCGCCGGCAATGCGCTCCAGGTCCGCCGCTTCGCGCCGCGCATTGGCCACGGCCGGCGGGGCCAGTTCGCCCAGCAGCTTGTTGACGTTGGCCGTGGTCTGCGCCGTCTCGTCTTCCAGCGCATAGGCGGCGTAGTTCGGGTAGCCCAGCAGCGTGGCGCGTTGCGCCCGCGCCAGCGCCAGCTCGCGTACGGTCTCGCGGTTGTCGAACTCGCCGCCGCGGCTGCCGCGCGCCATCGATGCCTGCAGCAGGCGCGCGCGTACGCTGGCGTCGGTCAGCTCGGCCAGCAGTGGCTGACCGGTGGTATTGGTCAGCGCGAGCACGTACTTGCCCTCCAGGCCGCGCGCCTTGGCTGCCGCCGCCGCGGTGTTGATGGCGGCCTCGGACAGGCCGGCCAGCTCCTCGCGGCGCTCCAGTACCAGCGCGGCCGCGTTCTGTTCCTTCAGCACGTTCTGGTTAAACGTCGTCTCCAGCGCGGCGATCCGGCCATTCAGGGCCTTCAGCTTGGCCTTGTCCTGCGTCGACAGCTTGGCGCCGGCACGCACGAAATCCTTGTAGTAGCGTTCCAGCAGGTGCTTCGATTCCGCGTCCAGCGCCAGCTTGTCGCGCTGCGCATGCAGTGCCGCGACGCGCTTGAACAGCTGCGGATTCATGTTGACCGTGTCGTGGTGGGCAGCCAGCTTCGGTGACATCTCGCGCTCGATCGCGTCGAGCCGCTCGTTGGTGTTGGCGGCCTGCAGGTTGACGAAGGTCGTGTGCACGCGATGCAGCGCACGGCCGCTGCGTTCCATCGCGACGATCGTGTTGTCGAACGTGGCGGCCCGGGAATTGGCGGCGATGACCGCGATCTCCTTCAGGTGTTCGGCCATCGCGGCCTGGTAGGCCGGCAGGAAGTGGTCGTCGCGGATCTGGTCGAAGGGCGGGTACTGCAACGGCAGCTTGCTGGCCTCGAGCAGCGGATTGGCGAGCGGCGCGGCGTGGGACAGCGGGGACAGTGCCAGCGCCAGGCTGGCGGCAAGGACGAGCATTCGTGGAGAGGACATAGCGTCTTTCGGTTAAGTGGCCAGCGTGCGCCAAAGGCCCGGCTGCTGCCGCGTCCTTCATGGGGTCGCGCCGCGTACCGGGTCCACCAAAGCATGCCGCCTCTGCGGGCGGCATCAACCTGCGATGATAGCAGGCCAGTTTCACGGCGTCAGCAGCGGGGCCGCGTGCTACCATCGCGCCATGTCCGCACCCTTTCGTCACTCCCATGACGCCATCGTCGTCGGCAGCGGCCCCGGTGGCGCCAGCACCGCGCGTACGCTGGCGCGGCGGGGCGCGCGCGTGCTGATCCTGGAACAGGGCGGCGCGGCGCCCATCGCCGGCACGCTGGCGCAGATGGCCGGCATGGCGGCCGTGCCAGGCCGCGGCGCGTTCCTGCAGCGCGACGCCTCGCTGCTGGTGCGCGGCATCACGGCGGGCGGCAGCTCGACGATCAACTTCGCCACTGCGGCCCCGCCGCCGGCCGCGCTGTTCGCGCGCTACGGCATCGACCTCGCCCCTTGTGCGGACGCGCTGCGCAGCGAACTGCCCATGGCGCCGCTGCCGGACGAACTGATTGGCCCGATGGCCACCCGGATCGGGAGTGCTGCCCGCGCCATCGGCCTGGACTGGCAAAAACTAAGCAAGATGATCCGCCCGCAGGCGTGCCGCACGGGCTGCTGGCGTTGCGTGTACGGCTGTCCGTTCGGCGCCAAGTGGACGGCGCGCGACCTGGTCGACGAGGCATGCCGGCACGGCGCCCAGCTGGTCGCCGGCGCGGACGTGCGCCGCGTCGTCATCGAAGACGGCCGCGTGACGGGCGTGAAGGTGCGTATCGATGGCGCCATGCACACCGCCACCGCACCGCTGGTCGTGCTGGCCGCCGGCGGCATCGGCAGCCCGCGTGTGCTGCACCGCTCGGGTCTCGCGCCAGCGCGGGTACCGTTCTTCAGCGATCCCGTGATCGCGGTGATGGGCAGCGTGGACGATATCGACGGCGGTGCCGAGGTGCCGATGGCGGCCGGCCTGACCTTGCCGGACGAAGGCATCGCCTTTGCCGACTTGACGCTGCCCCGGCCGATGTACCAAGCCTTCGCCATGCAAGTCGGGCGCATCGACCGGCTCGGCGCGCATGCGCGCACGCTGTCGATCATGGTCAAGATCCGCGACGACATCGGCGGCGCCGTCGGCCCGCGCTGGGTCGGCAAGCCGCTGACGGCAGGCGATCGCGCCAAGTTGCGGGTAGGCGTCGCCACGGCACGGCGCATCCTGGCCGCGGCCGGCGCCCGGCAAGTATTCCAGAGCTGGCATTTCGCGGCCCACCCGGGCGGTACGGTGCGTATCGGCGTCGGCGTCGATGCCGAGCTGCGCACGCCGATACCAGGCCTGTACGTGTGCGACGCGTCGGTGATTCCCGAGCCATGGGGCCTGCCGCCCACGTTCACGCTGCTGTGCCTGGGCGAACGGCTGGCGCGCCACCTGTCGTCCCACTGACAAGGACACGGGCTCGGCCGCTGGCAAGGCTGAGCTCGTGTCCCGATTTGGTGTCTGACCCCGGGGTGGGACACGGGCTGGTCAGTTGGCCGACGGTGCGAGGCGTTGCACCAGCAACTTGCCCACTTCGGCTGCCGAGGCCGGATTCTGGCCCGTGATCAGCTCGCGGTCCTGCACCACGTACGGCGTCCAGGGCTGCGTGTTGCTGCGGTAGTCGCCGCCGGCCTTTTGCAAGCCCGTCTGCGGCAGCAGCTTCATCGTGCCGCCGTTCAGCAGCCCCTTGGCCTGCGCCTCTTCGACATTGCTGATGACGGTCATCCGGTAGCCCGCGTAGATCCATTTCGGTTGCGCGGCCGGCTTGCCGGCTTCCAGGCGCGCGACGAACGCCGGGTCCAGCGTGGACAGCAGTGCGGCGGGGCCGTGGCACACCAGGGCTGTGGTCTTGTTGCGCGCATGGAAATCGGCCAGCAGGCGGCCCAGTTGCGGGCTGCGGATCAGGTCCTGCATCGGCGCATGGCCGCCCGGGACGTAGACGGCGTCATAGCGCGCGTAGCCCTGCTGCGCCACCCGCGCCAGGCTGAGGACGGGCGAGCGCTCGGCGGACGTCAGCGCCAGCTGCTCCAGCAATGCGCGGTACTCCACCAGCGCGGCGGCATCGCCGCCGAAATACTGGGCGTCCAGCGACGACTTGTCGACAGCCGGGGCGCGGCCCAGCGGCGTGGCGAACGTGACCTGGTGGCCCGCATCCAGCAACATCTTGACGGGCACGAGCAGTTCGTTCAAGTAGAAGCCCGTGTCGTAGCGCTTGCCATCCTTCAGGTCGAGGTGATCGGCATCGGACAGTACCACCAGCACCTGGGCGGCGGAGGCTGGCAGGGCGACGGACAGGGTCAGCAGGGCGGCGGCGACAGTGGCACGCAGGTATTTGGCTTGCATGGAAGGCTCCTTATGAAAGGGCCTTACTTTATTCGTGTCGCAGCCGGCTAAAAAGCGGCTCGACGGAACATCATTTGTTCCGCCGAGGATAAAACGTGGAGAGCTCGGGCCGCCGGGTGAGGGCCTGCCCGGTTCAGCCCGCTTAGGTCTGGTGCTGCTTCAACTGCGCCAGCAGGTCATGCG from Pseudoduganella armeniaca includes the following:
- a CDS encoding M3 family metallopeptidase, with the protein product MLVLAASLALALSPLSHAAPLANPLLEASKLPLQYPPFDQIRDDHFLPAYQAAMAEHLKEIAVIAANSRAATFDNTIVAMERSGRALHRVHTTFVNLQAANTNERLDAIEREMSPKLAAHHDTVNMNPQLFKRVAALHAQRDKLALDAESKHLLERYYKDFVRAGAKLSTQDKAKLKALNGRIAALETTFNQNVLKEQNAAALVLERREELAGLSEAAINTAAAAAKARGLEGKYVLALTNTTGQPLLAELTDASVRARLLQASMARGSRGGEFDNRETVRELALARAQRATLLGYPNYAAYALEDETAQTTANVNKLLGELAPPAVANARREAADLERIAGAAVTAADWDFYTDKVRAQRYAFDEKQLKPYFELDNVLINGVFYAATKLYGITFKERRDLPVYHPDVRVFDVFDADGKQLSIFLADMYARPSKQGGAWMNEFVSQSALLGTQSVVTNNLNIPKPPAGEPTLLTFDEVKTAFHEFGHALHGMFSNVKYPRFSGTDVPQDFVEYPSQVNEMWAVWPEVLANYAKHYQTGAPMPRELLDKVAASRKFNMGYVTTEYIAASLLDQKWHQLTPAQIPADVLKFEADALKQAGVDYAPVPPRYRTSYFSHSFGGGYSAAYYAYLWSEKLDADTVVWFNENGGLQRKNGDWFRKTLLSRGGTADAMELFRNFRGRDAALEPLLQRRGLTAQ
- a CDS encoding type 1 glutamine amidotransferase domain-containing protein, yielding MQAKYLRATVAAALLTLSVALPASAAQVLVVLSDADHLDLKDGKRYDTGFYLNELLVPVKMLLDAGHQVTFATPLGRAPAVDKSSLDAQYFGGDAAALVEYRALLEQLALTSAERSPVLSLARVAQQGYARYDAVYVPGGHAPMQDLIRSPQLGRLLADFHARNKTTALVCHGPAALLSTLDPAFVARLEAGKPAAQPKWIYAGYRMTVISNVEEAQAKGLLNGGTMKLLPQTGLQKAGGDYRSNTQPWTPYVVQDRELITGQNPASAAEVGKLLVQRLAPSAN
- a CDS encoding FAD-dependent oxidoreductase, with amino-acid sequence MSAPFRHSHDAIVVGSGPGGASTARTLARRGARVLILEQGGAAPIAGTLAQMAGMAAVPGRGAFLQRDASLLVRGITAGGSSTINFATAAPPPAALFARYGIDLAPCADALRSELPMAPLPDELIGPMATRIGSAARAIGLDWQKLSKMIRPQACRTGCWRCVYGCPFGAKWTARDLVDEACRHGAQLVAGADVRRVVIEDGRVTGVKVRIDGAMHTATAPLVVLAAGGIGSPRVLHRSGLAPARVPFFSDPVIAVMGSVDDIDGGAEVPMAAGLTLPDEGIAFADLTLPRPMYQAFAMQVGRIDRLGAHARTLSIMVKIRDDIGGAVGPRWVGKPLTAGDRAKLRVGVATARRILAAAGARQVFQSWHFAAHPGGTVRIGVGVDAELRTPIPGLYVCDASVIPEPWGLPPTFTLLCLGERLARHLSSH